A genome region from Crossiella equi includes the following:
- a CDS encoding S8 family peptidase, protein MPSPLRVRLGSVLLTALTGAGLLTATAGATPEAPAAGTEQVQPCRTGLTLRYLVLFPAGTAADQAEQQVAQRCGDTTVYYPEIGVAVVTATDPDFLARIGPDRAVSAEAQVRAMRKKSAGRGAAGPKVNAVPDRRSPGVDRSGEQWDMTAIRADEANRVLPGSRDVLVGVLDSGVDADHPDLAATVDPSASAGCLTGRPDQRRSAWLPTESPHGTHVAGTIAAARDGRGITGVAPGVRLASVKVVDDSGYVLPEYAVCGFMWAAAKGMRVVNNSFLVDPWVLTCRDRSGQRVVHEAVTRAVRYAVSRGVLAVAAVGNDAVDLANPAGTSAKLGLPGPRPDNRCEALPAELRGVVAVSSVGGEGVKASYSSYGLGVAHVTAPGGDHRQAAPGVDNGCVLSTVPHGGYGYLCGTSMATPHVTGVAALLASRYRSATPVQLSRLLGQQARSLSCPADYDLNSDGVQDATCNGYAGYNGFYGHGLVDALAAAGG, encoded by the coding sequence GTGCCTTCGCCCTTGCGTGTCCGGCTCGGCTCGGTGCTCCTCACCGCGCTGACCGGGGCGGGTCTGCTCACCGCCACCGCGGGCGCCACCCCCGAAGCGCCCGCGGCCGGTACGGAGCAGGTCCAGCCCTGCCGGACTGGGCTGACGCTGCGCTACCTGGTGCTCTTCCCTGCGGGCACCGCCGCCGACCAGGCGGAACAGCAGGTCGCCCAACGCTGCGGTGACACGACCGTGTACTACCCCGAGATCGGGGTGGCGGTCGTCACCGCCACCGACCCGGACTTCCTCGCCCGCATCGGCCCGGACCGCGCGGTGAGCGCGGAGGCGCAGGTCAGGGCGATGCGGAAGAAGTCGGCGGGCCGAGGCGCGGCGGGTCCGAAGGTCAACGCGGTGCCGGACCGGCGCTCGCCCGGCGTGGACCGCTCCGGCGAGCAGTGGGACATGACCGCCATCCGCGCGGACGAGGCGAACCGGGTGCTGCCGGGCTCGCGGGACGTGCTGGTCGGCGTGCTGGACTCCGGCGTGGACGCCGACCACCCCGACCTGGCCGCCACGGTCGACCCGTCGGCCTCCGCGGGCTGCCTCACCGGGCGCCCCGACCAGCGGCGTTCGGCCTGGCTGCCCACCGAGTCCCCGCACGGCACGCACGTGGCGGGCACGATCGCCGCAGCGCGGGACGGCCGGGGGATCACCGGCGTGGCGCCCGGCGTGCGGCTGGCCTCAGTGAAGGTCGTCGACGACTCCGGCTATGTGCTGCCCGAATACGCGGTGTGCGGGTTCATGTGGGCCGCCGCGAAGGGCATGCGGGTGGTCAACAACAGCTTCCTGGTCGACCCGTGGGTGCTGACCTGCCGCGATCGCTCCGGGCAGCGCGTGGTGCACGAGGCGGTCACCCGCGCGGTGCGCTACGCGGTCAGCCGGGGGGTGCTGGCGGTGGCCGCGGTCGGCAACGACGCGGTCGACCTGGCCAACCCGGCGGGCACGTCAGCCAAGCTCGGCCTGCCCGGGCCGCGTCCGGACAACCGTTGCGAGGCGCTGCCCGCCGAGCTGCGGGGTGTGGTCGCGGTGTCCTCGGTCGGCGGCGAGGGGGTCAAGGCCAGCTACAGCTCGTACGGGCTCGGGGTCGCGCACGTGACCGCGCCCGGCGGCGACCACCGGCAGGCCGCGCCCGGGGTGGACAACGGCTGCGTGCTGTCCACGGTGCCGCACGGCGGCTACGGCTACCTGTGCGGCACGTCGATGGCCACCCCGCACGTGACGGGCGTGGCGGCGCTGCTCGCCTCGCGTTACCGCTCGGCCACGCCGGTGCAGCTGTCCCGGCTGCTGGGCCAGCAGGCGCGGTCGCTGAGCTGTCCGGCCGACTACGACCTCAACTCCGACGGGGTCCAGGACGCCACCTGCAACGGCTACGCGGGCTACAACGGCTTCTACGGGCACGGCCTGGTCGACGCGCTGGCGGCGGCGGGCGGCTGA
- a CDS encoding S8 family peptidase, with protein MSKLGRLGAATLAVTLGSALLGAVPPAGAATTGAPCATGGTAYQYVVLYAPHTPQRTVQRGVTGNCGKLDNYYAEIGVAVATSADPSFETRVGVDKAYSAKKAKDAGFAGRSRGRAEKLESVRSVAEGEDLSAQSWDMRAIKADKANQVYTGSRDVVVGVLDSGVDPTHPDLVKALDPKLSAGCDTGKPINEVSAWQPLGSAHGTHVAGTIAAAKDGKGITGVAPGVRIASVRVINDEGMIYPESAVCGFMWAAEKKFAVTNNSWFMDPFAFWCSDKPGEKVGYEAIRRAVAYAHRKDVLTVAASGNYSMDITKPEYDPGLPHPVNEKCDFLPAALPGVVSVSSTGFDGKLSSFSDFGKDAITVSAPGGEFDDPPAGQGPGCPLSTLPGGGYGSMCGTSMASPHAAGVAALVASRLHIRSAELLRFLLTAEADPKPCPADDKRCTGSRLNNSFFGRGQVNALTAVR; from the coding sequence ATGTCCAAGCTCGGCCGCCTGGGGGCGGCGACGCTGGCTGTGACGCTCGGTTCCGCGCTGCTGGGCGCGGTTCCGCCGGCGGGCGCGGCGACGACCGGCGCGCCGTGCGCCACTGGTGGGACCGCGTACCAGTACGTGGTGCTGTACGCCCCGCACACTCCACAAAGGACGGTGCAGCGGGGGGTCACGGGCAACTGCGGCAAGCTCGACAACTACTACGCCGAGATCGGCGTGGCGGTGGCGACCTCCGCGGACCCGTCCTTCGAGACGCGGGTGGGCGTGGACAAGGCCTACAGCGCGAAGAAGGCCAAGGACGCCGGGTTCGCCGGGCGTTCGCGCGGCCGGGCGGAGAAGCTGGAGTCGGTGCGCTCGGTCGCCGAGGGCGAGGACCTGTCCGCGCAGTCCTGGGACATGCGCGCGATCAAGGCGGACAAGGCCAACCAGGTCTACACCGGGTCTCGGGACGTCGTGGTCGGCGTGCTCGACTCCGGTGTCGACCCCACGCACCCGGACCTGGTCAAGGCGCTGGACCCGAAGCTGTCCGCGGGCTGCGACACCGGCAAGCCGATCAACGAGGTCTCCGCGTGGCAGCCGCTGGGCTCCGCGCACGGCACGCACGTGGCGGGCACGATCGCCGCGGCCAAGGACGGCAAGGGCATCACCGGCGTCGCGCCGGGTGTGCGCATCGCCTCCGTGCGCGTGATCAACGACGAGGGCATGATCTACCCGGAGTCCGCGGTGTGCGGGTTCATGTGGGCGGCGGAGAAGAAGTTCGCGGTCACCAACAACAGCTGGTTCATGGACCCGTTCGCCTTCTGGTGCTCGGACAAGCCGGGTGAGAAGGTCGGCTACGAGGCCATCCGCCGCGCGGTCGCCTACGCGCACCGCAAGGACGTGCTGACCGTGGCCGCCTCGGGCAACTACTCGATGGACATCACCAAGCCCGAGTACGACCCGGGCCTCCCGCACCCGGTGAACGAGAAGTGCGACTTCCTGCCCGCCGCCCTGCCGGGCGTGGTGTCGGTGTCCTCCACCGGCTTCGACGGCAAGCTGTCCAGCTTCAGCGACTTCGGCAAGGACGCGATCACGGTGAGCGCGCCCGGTGGCGAGTTCGACGACCCGCCCGCCGGCCAGGGCCCCGGCTGCCCGCTGTCCACGCTGCCCGGTGGCGGCTACGGCTCGATGTGCGGCACCTCGATGGCCTCGCCGCACGCGGCGGGCGTCGCGGCACTCGTGGCCTCGCGGCTGCACATCCGCTCCGCCGAGCTGCTGCGCTTCCTGCTGACGGCCGAGGCGGACCCGAAGCCGTGCCCCGCAGATGACAAGCGCTGCACCGGCTCGCGGCTGAACAACTCCTTCTTCGGCCGTGGCCAGGTCAACGCGCTGACCGCGGTCCGCTGA
- a CDS encoding TIGR03960 family B12-binding radical SAM protein, which translates to MSVLSVFPQLEPLLPQVSKPVQYVGGELNATVKPWEEAVVRWCLMYPDAYEVGLPNQGVMILYEILNEQPDVLAERTYAIWPDLAKLMREHGVPQFTVDGHRPVGAFDVLGVSFATELGYTNLLNALDLAGIPLHAKDRTEDHPIVLAGGHAAFNPEPISDFLDAAVLGDGEEAVLEVTDIIRAWKAEGCPGGRDEVLTRLAETGGVYIPRFYDVEYLPDGRIQRVVPNRDRVPYRVFKRTTMELDEWPYPKQPLVPLAESVHERMSVEIFRGCTRGCRFCQAGMITRPVRERSIEGIGAMVQKGLEATGFEEVGLLSLSSADHSEIADITKGLADRYEGTKTGLSLPSTRVDAFNVDLANELSRNGRRSGLTFAPEGGSERLRRVINKMVSEEDLIRTVSTAFANGWRQVKLYFMCGLPTETDEDVLQIARMAKEVIKAGRAASGRKDIRCTISIGGFVPKPHTPFQWAAQCEPDVVDDRLRKLREEVNSDRSIGRNIGMRYHDGKPALIEGLLSRGDRRLGRVIERVWREGGQFDGWGEHFSYDRWVECAAAELEPLGVDLAWYTTREREELEVLPWDHLDSGLDKEWLWSDWQDALDEREQDDCRWTPCFDCGVCPAMNTDIQVGPTGQVLLPLSVVGTGTPVSNPAFTQG; encoded by the coding sequence GTGAGTGTTCTGTCCGTCTTCCCCCAGCTTGAGCCGCTGCTGCCGCAGGTGTCCAAGCCCGTCCAGTACGTCGGCGGGGAGCTGAACGCCACCGTCAAGCCCTGGGAAGAGGCTGTCGTCCGGTGGTGCCTGATGTACCCGGACGCCTACGAGGTCGGCCTGCCCAACCAGGGCGTCATGATCCTGTACGAGATCCTCAACGAGCAGCCCGACGTGCTCGCCGAGCGCACCTACGCGATCTGGCCCGACCTGGCCAAGCTGATGCGCGAGCACGGCGTGCCCCAGTTCACCGTCGACGGCCACCGCCCGGTCGGTGCCTTCGACGTGCTCGGCGTCAGCTTCGCCACCGAGCTGGGCTACACCAACCTGCTCAACGCGCTCGACCTGGCCGGTATCCCGCTGCACGCGAAGGACCGCACCGAGGATCACCCGATCGTGCTTGCCGGTGGCCACGCCGCCTTCAACCCCGAGCCGATCTCGGACTTCCTCGACGCCGCGGTGCTCGGCGACGGCGAGGAGGCCGTCCTCGAGGTCACCGACATCATCCGCGCGTGGAAGGCCGAGGGCTGCCCCGGCGGGCGCGACGAGGTGCTCACCCGCCTCGCCGAGACCGGTGGCGTCTACATCCCGCGCTTCTACGACGTCGAGTACCTGCCCGACGGCCGCATCCAGCGCGTGGTGCCCAACCGCGACCGCGTGCCGTACCGGGTGTTCAAGCGCACCACCATGGAACTCGACGAGTGGCCGTACCCGAAGCAGCCGCTGGTGCCGCTGGCCGAGAGCGTGCACGAGCGCATGAGCGTGGAGATCTTCCGCGGTTGTACGCGCGGCTGCCGCTTCTGCCAGGCGGGCATGATCACCCGCCCGGTGCGCGAGCGCTCCATCGAGGGTATCGGCGCCATGGTGCAGAAGGGCCTGGAGGCCACCGGCTTCGAGGAGGTCGGCCTGCTCTCGCTCTCCAGCGCCGACCACAGCGAGATCGCCGACATCACCAAGGGCCTGGCCGACCGGTACGAGGGCACCAAGACCGGCCTGAGCCTGCCCAGCACCCGCGTGGACGCGTTCAACGTCGACCTGGCCAACGAGCTCTCCCGCAACGGGCGCCGCTCCGGCCTGACCTTCGCCCCCGAGGGCGGCAGCGAGCGCCTGCGCCGCGTGATCAACAAGATGGTGTCCGAGGAAGACCTCATCCGCACCGTCAGCACCGCCTTCGCCAACGGCTGGCGCCAGGTCAAGCTCTACTTCATGTGCGGCCTGCCCACCGAGACCGACGAGGACGTGCTGCAGATCGCGCGCATGGCCAAGGAGGTCATCAAGGCGGGCCGCGCGGCCTCCGGGCGCAAGGACATCCGCTGCACCATCTCCATCGGCGGGTTCGTGCCCAAGCCGCACACGCCGTTCCAGTGGGCCGCGCAGTGCGAGCCGGACGTGGTCGACGACCGCCTGCGCAAGCTGCGCGAGGAGGTCAACTCCGACCGCTCCATCGGCCGCAACATCGGCATGCGCTACCACGACGGCAAGCCCGCGCTGATCGAAGGCCTGCTCTCCCGTGGCGACCGCAGGCTCGGCCGGGTCATCGAGCGCGTGTGGCGCGAGGGCGGCCAGTTCGACGGCTGGGGCGAGCACTTCTCCTACGACCGCTGGGTGGAGTGCGCGGCGGCCGAGCTCGAGCCGCTGGGTGTCGACCTCGCCTGGTACACCACCCGCGAGCGCGAGGAGCTGGAGGTCCTGCCCTGGGACCACCTCGACTCCGGGCTGGACAAGGAGTGGCTGTGGTCGGACTGGCAGGACGCGCTCGACGAGCGTGAGCAGGACGACTGCCGCTGGACCCCGTGCTTCGACTGCGGTGTCTGCCCGGCCATGAACACCGACATCCAGGTCGGCCCGACCGGCCAGGTGCTGCTGCCGCTGTCCGTCGTCGGCACCGGCACCCCGGTGAGCAACCCGGCGTTCACGCAGGGCTGA
- a CDS encoding type IV toxin-antitoxin system AbiEi family antitoxin domain-containing protein, with protein sequence MPSPTWLDRTCSPDGLLSRERALALGVRDGALAHAVRTGVLHRLQRGCYLRADTPPSPEARARAALRAAGRATAVASHHTAARLHGLALPPDPGPEHVTVPRAYRHIRRRELVSHSGALPEDHVTRVRGVPVTTVPRTVLDLARLLPRLPAVWLVEHALHHELTTHRALSTCLDTLPTAPGDRELRARLDAATGGASSYLACAARLALADAHLPLFADNHHLVTAGLSLGQVAGAYPSHQLALVFLEPNTPRGRRWLPLGWRVLTFSWRDILHTPSKFTTTIAEALDRSHPGRSNRTDR encoded by the coding sequence ATGCCTTCCCCCACCTGGCTCGACCGCACCTGCTCCCCCGACGGCCTGCTCAGCCGTGAACGCGCCCTCGCCCTGGGCGTGCGCGACGGCGCGCTCGCGCACGCCGTGCGCACGGGTGTCCTGCACCGCCTGCAGCGGGGCTGCTACCTGCGCGCGGACACCCCGCCCAGCCCCGAGGCCAGGGCCCGGGCGGCGCTGCGGGCGGCGGGCCGCGCGACGGCGGTGGCCAGCCACCACACGGCGGCGCGCCTGCACGGCCTGGCCCTGCCGCCGGACCCGGGCCCGGAGCACGTCACGGTGCCCAGGGCCTACCGCCACATCCGCCGCCGGGAGCTGGTCTCGCACTCGGGCGCGCTGCCCGAGGACCACGTCACCCGGGTGCGGGGCGTACCGGTCACCACGGTGCCGCGCACGGTCCTCGACCTGGCCCGCCTGCTGCCACGCCTGCCCGCGGTCTGGCTGGTCGAACACGCCCTGCACCACGAGCTGACCACTCACCGGGCCCTGTCCACCTGCCTGGACACCCTGCCCACGGCCCCGGGTGACCGCGAGCTCCGGGCCCGCCTGGACGCGGCCACCGGCGGCGCCTCCAGCTACCTGGCGTGCGCGGCCCGCCTGGCCCTGGCCGACGCCCACCTCCCCCTCTTCGCCGACAACCACCACCTGGTCACCGCTGGCCTGTCCCTGGGCCAGGTCGCGGGCGCCTACCCGAGTCACCAGCTGGCCCTGGTCTTCCTGGAACCGAACACCCCGCGCGGCCGCCGCTGGCTCCCCCTGGGCTGGCGCGTGCTCACCTTCTCCTGGCGCGACATCCTGCACACCCCGTCGAAGTTCACCACCACCATCGCCGAAGCCCTGGACCGCTCCCACCCAGGCCGCTCGAACCGGACGGACCGATGA
- a CDS encoding ABC transporter permease, translating to MTTTPTAPRPGGPLLRVLPSGLYAGRGRMLVERALVVNRRSWLTLLSGLLEPLFFLLSLGVGFGSMVGQVAGPDGAPMDYAVFLAPALLASAAMNGAINDATYNVFFKLKYAKLYDAVLATSLGPLDVAVGEITWAVIRGGLYSAGFLLVMLGMDLIESPWALLALPAALFVAFAFAAAGMACTTFMRSWQDFDLIQLAILPMFLFCSTFYPLTVYPRPLQWIIEWLPLYRAVELMRGLTTGHVGPAMFGHLAYFLVIAALGLWLTTRRLGKLLLH from the coding sequence ATGACCACCACCCCGACCGCGCCCCGCCCCGGCGGCCCGCTGCTGCGCGTGCTGCCCTCGGGCCTGTACGCGGGCCGGGGCCGCATGCTGGTCGAACGCGCCCTGGTGGTGAACCGGCGGTCCTGGCTGACCCTGCTCTCCGGCCTGCTCGAACCCCTGTTCTTCCTCCTCTCCCTCGGCGTCGGCTTCGGCAGCATGGTCGGCCAGGTCGCGGGCCCGGACGGCGCCCCCATGGACTACGCGGTCTTCTTGGCTCCCGCCCTCCTCGCCTCGGCGGCGATGAACGGCGCGATCAACGACGCCACCTACAACGTCTTCTTCAAGCTCAAGTACGCCAAGCTCTACGACGCGGTGCTGGCCACCTCGCTCGGCCCGCTGGACGTGGCGGTCGGCGAGATCACCTGGGCGGTGATCCGGGGTGGCCTGTACTCGGCGGGCTTCCTGCTGGTGATGCTGGGCATGGACCTCATCGAGTCGCCCTGGGCGCTGCTGGCCCTGCCCGCCGCCCTGTTCGTGGCCTTCGCCTTCGCCGCCGCGGGCATGGCCTGCACCACGTTCATGCGCTCCTGGCAGGACTTCGACCTGATCCAGCTGGCCATCCTGCCGATGTTCCTCTTCTGCAGCACCTTCTACCCGCTCACGGTCTACCCGCGCCCCCTCCAGTGGATCATCGAATGGCTCCCCCTCTACCGCGCGGTCGAACTGATGCGGGGCCTGACCACGGGCCACGTGGGCCCGGCCATGTTCGGCCACCTGGCCTACTTCCTGGTGATCGCCGCCCTGGGCCTCTGGCTCACCACCCGCCGCCTGGGCAAGCTCCTGCTCCACTGA
- a CDS encoding ABC transporter permease → MATDQPGLPQRPADQPPEPGGPAAPPAAPAVPPATASPAATLSPAPAPRRATGRPVGAFRAALLVVEGKWTWYKRNWRATFFSSVGQPLLFLLALGLGIGSQVKPGAVPGGVSYLEYLAPALLAVSAVQNACGESTFPVLSSFKWQRTFWGINASPITAGQIVGGQLLWTGARLVISGAIYLVVAALFGGVGSPLVVFSLVFATLAGLAFAAPLVAYVATVDDEGQKLSTIFRFVLMPMTLFAGTFFPLDRLPEFVQPLAWVTPLWHGTELARGVLLGDLRLWPAVGHTAYLLLLVAVGTVLSIRNFRRRLAN, encoded by the coding sequence ATGGCGACCGACCAACCGGGCCTACCCCAGCGCCCCGCCGACCAGCCGCCCGAACCCGGCGGCCCCGCCGCACCCCCGGCCGCCCCCGCAGTCCCGCCCGCCACCGCGAGCCCGGCCGCCACCCTCTCCCCGGCCCCCGCCCCTCGTCGGGCCACCGGCCGTCCGGTGGGTGCCTTCCGGGCCGCGTTGCTGGTCGTCGAGGGCAAGTGGACCTGGTACAAGCGCAACTGGCGCGCCACCTTCTTCTCCAGCGTGGGCCAGCCCCTCCTCTTCCTCCTGGCCCTGGGCCTGGGCATCGGGTCGCAGGTGAAGCCCGGGGCCGTGCCCGGCGGGGTGTCCTACCTCGAGTACCTGGCGCCCGCGCTGCTCGCGGTGTCGGCGGTGCAGAACGCGTGCGGAGAGTCGACCTTCCCCGTGCTGTCGTCGTTCAAGTGGCAGCGCACGTTCTGGGGCATCAACGCCTCGCCCATCACCGCGGGCCAGATCGTGGGCGGCCAGCTGTTGTGGACCGGGGCCCGGTTGGTGATCTCCGGGGCCATCTACCTGGTGGTGGCCGCGCTGTTCGGCGGGGTGGGCAGTCCGCTGGTGGTGTTCTCGCTCGTCTTCGCCACGCTGGCCGGGCTGGCCTTCGCCGCGCCGCTGGTCGCCTACGTGGCCACCGTCGACGACGAGGGCCAGAAGCTCAGCACGATCTTCCGGTTCGTGCTGATGCCGATGACCTTGTTCGCGGGCACGTTCTTCCCCCTGGACCGGCTGCCCGAGTTCGTGCAGCCGCTGGCCTGGGTCACACCGCTGTGGCACGGCACCGAGCTGGCCCGGGGCGTGCTGCTGGGCGACCTGCGGCTGTGGCCAGCCGTGGGGCACACCGCGTACCTGCTCCTGCTCGTGGCCGTGGGCACGGTGCTGTCCATCCGCAACTTCCGGCGAAGGCTGGCGAACTGA
- a CDS encoding ABC transporter ATP-binding protein: MNGGDGWLVEARGLTKRFGDFEAVRGIDVKVGAGEAFGFLGPNGAGKSSTMRMISCVSPRSGGELSVLGLDPDTDGPRIRARIGVVPQQDNLDNELTVRQNLQLYGRYFGLSKAHVRSKAVELMEFAQLTDRADAEVEPLSGGMKRRLTIARSLVNDPELLLLDEPTTGLDPQARHLLWDRLFRLKQQGVTLIITTHYMDEAEQLCDRLVVMDAGRIVAEGSPADLIAAHSTREVLELRFLPGHQAEAAPLVEGLADRVEILPDRLLLYTADGEAALAAAQSRGLRPLSTLVRRSSLEDVFLRLTGRTLVD; the protein is encoded by the coding sequence GTGAACGGCGGCGATGGTTGGCTGGTCGAGGCACGGGGGCTCACGAAGCGCTTCGGCGACTTCGAGGCGGTCCGGGGCATCGACGTGAAGGTCGGGGCCGGTGAGGCCTTCGGCTTCCTGGGCCCCAACGGTGCGGGCAAGTCCTCCACCATGCGCATGATCTCCTGCGTCTCCCCGCGCAGCGGCGGCGAGCTGAGCGTGCTGGGCCTGGACCCGGACACCGACGGCCCGCGGATCCGGGCGCGCATCGGGGTGGTCCCGCAGCAGGACAACCTCGACAACGAGCTCACCGTCCGGCAGAACCTCCAGCTCTACGGCCGCTACTTCGGCCTGTCCAAGGCCCACGTGAGGTCCAAGGCCGTGGAACTGATGGAGTTCGCCCAGCTCACCGATCGGGCGGACGCGGAGGTCGAACCCCTCTCGGGTGGCATGAAACGCCGCCTGACCATCGCTCGCTCCCTGGTCAACGACCCGGAGCTGCTCCTCCTGGACGAACCCACCACCGGCCTGGACCCCCAAGCCCGCCACCTGTTGTGGGACCGCCTTTTCCGCCTCAAGCAGCAGGGCGTCACCCTCATCATCACCACGCACTACATGGACGAGGCCGAACAGCTCTGCGACCGCCTGGTCGTCATGGACGCGGGCCGCATCGTCGCCGAAGGCTCCCCGGCCGACCTCATCGCGGCCCACTCCACCCGCGAGGTGCTGGAACTCCGCTTCCTCCCAGGCCACCAAGCCGAAGCGGCCCCCCTGGTCGAAGGCCTGGCCGACCGCGTGGAGATCCTCCCGGACCGCCTGCTCCTCTACACCGCCGACGGCGAAGCCGCCCTGGCCGCGGCCCAGTCCCGAGGCCTGCGCCCCCTCTCCACCCTGGTCCGCCGCAGCTCCCTGGAGGACGTCTTCCTCCGCCTCACCGGCCGCACCCTGGTGGACTGA
- the ndk gene encoding nucleoside-diphosphate kinase, with protein MSERTLVLVKPDGVARGLVGEVISRIERKGLKLVALELRNVERSVAEQHYAEHDGKPFFGDLLDFITSGPLVAAVVEGTRAIPAFRQLAGGTDPVEKATPGTIRGDFALETQYNLVHGSDSPESAAREIKLWFPSLEG; from the coding sequence GTGAGCGAGCGCACCCTGGTCCTGGTCAAGCCCGACGGCGTTGCCCGCGGCCTGGTCGGTGAGGTCATCTCCCGCATCGAGCGCAAGGGCCTGAAGCTCGTCGCGCTGGAGCTGCGCAACGTCGAGCGTTCCGTCGCCGAGCAGCACTACGCCGAGCACGACGGCAAGCCGTTCTTCGGTGACCTGCTGGACTTCATCACCTCCGGCCCGCTCGTGGCCGCCGTGGTCGAGGGCACCCGCGCCATCCCGGCGTTCCGCCAGCTGGCCGGTGGCACCGACCCGGTGGAGAAGGCCACCCCGGGCACCATCCGCGGCGACTTCGCGCTGGAGACCCAGTACAACCTCGTGCACGGCTCGGACTCCCCGGAGTCGGCCGCCCGCGAGATCAAGCTGTGGTTCCCCAGCCTGGAGGGCTGA
- a CDS encoding LapA family protein, with protein MTDAHRPDGSTTGAHARPDTDGPTSRPAGGTGTTPSPGGRSRLGGLWTVFVVAAVVLLLLLVFILENSQDVQISYFGVAGSLPLGVALLLSAIAGVLLVAVPGYARILQLRRSARRGSGRG; from the coding sequence ATGACCGACGCACACCGCCCCGACGGCAGCACGACCGGCGCGCACGCCCGGCCGGACACCGACGGCCCCACCAGCCGCCCGGCGGGCGGTACCGGCACCACCCCGTCCCCGGGCGGCCGCAGCAGGCTCGGTGGGCTGTGGACGGTGTTCGTGGTGGCCGCGGTGGTGCTCCTGCTGCTGCTCGTGTTCATCCTGGAGAACAGCCAGGACGTGCAGATCTCCTACTTCGGCGTGGCGGGCTCGCTGCCGCTCGGGGTGGCCTTGCTGCTGTCCGCGATCGCGGGCGTGCTGCTGGTCGCGGTGCCCGGGTACGCGCGCATCCTGCAGCTGCGGCGCAGCGCTCGCCGGGGCAGCGGCCGGGGCTGA